GGTCGCACCTATGCTCGGCCCCATGCTGGGCGGCTACTTCGTCAGCGCCTTCAGCTGGCACTTCGCCTTCCTGATCAACCTGCCGCTCGGCGCGGTCGCCCTGCTGATCATCCGCCACACCCTGCCGCGTGGAGAGCGCGGCGCGGGGACCGAGGCGGGCAGCTTCGACATGGCAGGGTTCGCCGCCATAGCCACCAGTAGCGTGCTGCTGCTCTACGGCATCTCCACCATCGATCTAGGCCCCGCGCTGGGCAGAAATTTCGCCGTGCTGGCAGGCGGCGTGGCCATGCTGGCGTGGTTTATCGCCATCGAGCGTGGCCGCACCGCGCGCGGCCAGCAGCCGCTGCTCGACCTGCGCGCCTTTAGCGACGCCACCTTCTCGCGTAGCGCCGTGGCCCATGGCTGCATGGCCTTCGCCCGCTTCGGGGTGCTGTTCCTCTTCCCGATCTACCTGCAGGCCCAGCGCGACCTCAGCCCATTCGAAAGCGGCATGCTGCTCACCTCGCAGGCCGTGGCCACCATGATCTCCCTGCCGCTGGCTGGGCGGCTGGCCGACCGCGTGGGGGCGCGACCCTCACATGGTGTCACTTTTGGGAAGTGTCAGAAGTACACTTTCCAGCGAACGGGCATGGATAGACCGAACGCGTGCTGGCGGTTTTGCCACGCGATGGCCAGGGTGAACAAGCTGCACTGCCATT
The genomic region above belongs to Chloroflexia bacterium SDU3-3 and contains:
- a CDS encoding DHA2 family efflux MFS transporter permease subunit — protein: MPRPSIAPKWLVLIAITLGMFMSLLDDTIVNVMIPQLQLAFGSSVQLVQWVVTVYMLTQAAVSPTAPYLAARFGTARAYFWSLAAFVAGSLLCGLAWSLPSLVVARLIQGIGGGILLPLVMTLLYQSFAPNERGSASSAMGMAMMVAPMLGPMLGGYFVSAFSWHFAFLINLPLGAVALLIIRHTLPRGERGAGTEAGSFDMAGFAAIATSSVLLLYGISTIDLGPALGRNFAVLAGGVAMLAWFIAIERGRTARGQQPLLDLRAFSDATFSRSAVAHGCMAFARFGVLFLFPIYLQAQRDLSPFESGMLLTSQAVATMISLPLAGRLADRVGARPSHGVTFGKCQKYTFQRTGMDRPNACWRFCHAMARVNKLHCH